The Maylandia zebra isolate NMK-2024a linkage group LG4, Mzebra_GT3a, whole genome shotgun sequence genome includes a window with the following:
- the gpatch8 gene encoding G patch domain-containing protein 8 isoform X2 codes for MQGRTDPVPIILKYDVMGMGRMEMELDYAEDATEKRRVLEVEKEDTEELRQKYKDQMEKEKAIAKALEDLRANFYCELCDKQYTKHQEFDNHINSYDHAHKQRLKELKQREFARNVSSRSRKDGKKQEKMLRRLHELAEQRKQQDRTPGSGPMFKTTTVAVDGEKGEDSNSMTPENSMTQSLADTALEGSLSDKTGQASPKSGPTFSFSLGKNASSSPTSSNASKVSVSFSFAKKAPVKLETAAAVFADHGEEAMETEESQEGEKAGGQDDTSGCGTDSPKGLSGGGEGGEGADAAGTEEVQQPDDGGSLASTLSKLKMMMKTNEGYVGQEPQYYHYVPPAHCRVKPHFQFLLFMKASEQCQSKDEDDEEETQEENKAEESPEQTESGVTECKTEKEHGNVTVDADPDLVPLSANVKAEEETPSCAEDAAPAVPASPTQKAETRDTVDTNAGPKMPTGPFFPVLSKDETTTLQWPSELLEFTKAQPSLSYSCNPLYFDFKLSRNKGVRGGKVAKSPKPGEDTDDKGQEVNASPSEVEMATKPGTSADKDKLVSKGESGQPESEEQKPTSGSNSAKKKKKKKKHKKSAKHSKRKGKEKGAREDAEGETEVTQEKPKKKKKHKRKKSKNKAQDQAEATGEEKEKPKPKSEDKAATSSVQLTTGGEGATGAELGKRKRGAKEVPCKSGAEGGNGKSTDKANSSEEHSGNKRQKTDTSASQSASCSTSAQKSPGSGRPPSSESEEGGSNTQRSRHHRSSPREQRRHHSEESGRSCSRSSRRGERRGSSRRRHRGQTSRSRSYSSSSERSSAGSSAYSHRSRSYSDSYSDYSTEGRRRRRSKRSSDSEYDRRSSRGRRRSRRHQYTSSSSEDSRSRSRSYSRRKRHRRHHRSSSRSSSSWSRSTSARSWRRSYSRSYSSASRSSSSNKGSPHRRSTRGREDSDTHRRDFNRSRIYRSQSPRSSSSRGLNRNTHSSSSLGLRPGGSRDAGEQKNTLTARQLLEKVQSKKSSEDSTTGTKSGIKIKDPPQGYFGPKLPPSLGNKAMLPLIGKLQAGKKPAIPLIRPEEGEKSGTGKSSEPEGEVILVEPIREFPPPPPPPAPPVQKVEEAPQSTVTQEETQQPATEDQGHQETRPVFEQEPSMMMPQYQGESGQDLSQNQMMESMMPEMQQQQAAMHAYPGYPPPSLEEDGMEAEEDGLAPLESQPITFTPEEMEKYSKLQQAAQQHIQQQLLAKQVKTFPSAAAAAAAAAAATLAPAPPPPALQQIHIQQPTVSVASGTSITTVQHAILQHHAATAAAMGIHPAHPHHPHPAHAQLAQVHHIPQHHLTPISLSPLGPSLGHSLGHSLGHAGLIPAHPTAFLSGQPIHIIPASALHHTPLALHHVPHTALYPTLFTPRPSQAAAAAALQLHPLLHPIFSGQDLQHPPNHGS; via the exons GACGCACTGACCCTGTGCCCATCATCCTTAAGTATGATGTCATGGGGATGGGACGAATGGAGATGGAG CTGGATTATGCCGAGGATGCCAcagagaagaggagagtcctCGAAGTGGAAAAGGAAGATACAGAAGAACTGCGACAAAAATACAAG GACcagatggaaaaagaaaaagccatcGCAAAAGCTCTGGAAGACCTGAGAGCCAATTTCTACTGTGAGCTGTGTGACAAACAGTACACCAAACACCAGGAATTTGACAACCACATTAACTCTTATGACCACGCTCACAAGCAG AGGCTTAAAGAGCTGAAGCAGAGAGAGTTTGCTCGTAATGTGTCATCACGTTCCCggaaagatggaaaaaaacaagaaaagatgcTGCGGCGATTGCATGAGCTTGCTGAGCAGAGAAAACAGCAAGACCG AACTCCTGGAAGTGGACCTATGTTCAAAACAACTACAGTCGCTGTTGATGGAGAGAAAGGAGAAGACAGCAACAGCATGACACCCGAGAACAGTATGACACAGTCTTTGGCAGACACTGCCCTGGAAGGATCACTGTCAGATAAAACTGGTCAAGCCTCCCCAAAGTCTGGTCCAACCTTTAGCTTCTCTCTGGGAAAGAATGCCTCATCCTCGCCAACTTCCAGCAACGCATCAAAAGTCAGTGTATCATTCTCTTTTGCCAAGAAAGCACCAGTAAAACTGGAGACagcagctgctgtttttgctgATCATGGTGAGGAAGCTATGGAGACAGAGGAGAGTCaagagggagaaaaggctggagGACAAGATGACACATCAGGCTGTGGCACAGACAGCCCTAAGGGACTGTCTGGAGGAGgtgaaggaggagaaggagcTGATGCAGCAGGTACAGAAGAGGTGCAGCAGCCTGATGATGGAGGATCTTTAGCATCAACGCTTAGCAAATTGAAAATGATGATGAAAACCAATGAAGGATATGTTGGACAAGAGCCTCAGTACTACCACTATGTACCACCAGCTCACTGTCGAGTAAAGCCACACTTCCAGTTTTTGCTGTTCATGAAAGCCTCTGAACAGTGTCAGAGCAAAGATGAAGACGATGAGGAGGAGACACAAGAGGAGAACAAGGCTGAAGAAAGTCCAGAACAGACAGAGAGCGGTGTGACAGAGTGCAAAACTGAAAAGGAACATGGCAATGTTACTGTAGATGCTGACCCAGACCTAGTTCCTCTATCAGCTAACGTAAAGGCAGAAGAGGAGACCCCTTCATGTGCAGAAGATGCAGCTCCTGCTGTACCAGCTTCACCCACCCAGAAAGCAGAGACGCGTGATACTGTGGATACAAACGCTGGTCCGAAAATGCCCACTGGTCCCTTCTTTCCAGTCCTGAGCAAAGATGAGACTACAACCCTGCAGTGGCCATCAGAGCTCCTTGAATTTACAAAAGCTCAACCTTCCCTGTCTTACAGCTGCAATCCCCTCTACTTTGACTTCAAACTGTCCCGTAACAAAGGAGTGCGTGGTGGGAAAGTGGCAAAGTCCCCCAAGCCTGGTGAAGACACTGATGACAAGGGACAAGAAGTGAATGCTTCACCATCTGAAGTAGAAATGGCTACTAAACCTGGAACTAGTGCTGACAAAGACAAGCTAGTGTCAAAAGGAGAGTCTGGGCAGCCAGAAAGTGAAGAACAAAAGCCCACAAGTGGAAGTAAtagtgcaaagaaaaaaaagaaaaagaagaagcataAGAAGTCTGCAAAGCATTCAAAAcgcaaaggaaaagaaaaaggagcgAGAGAAGATGCAGAAGGTGAGACTGAGGTAACACAAGAAAagcccaaaaaaaagaaaaaacacaaacgtaAGAAGAGCAAAAACAAGGCTCAAGATCAAGCTGAGGCAACAggtgaagaaaaggaaaaacctaAACCAAAGTCGGAAGATAAAGCTGCTACCTCCTCTGTACAGCTGACAACTGGAGGGGAAGGAGCTACAGGAGCAGAACTGGGGAAGAGGAAACGTGGTGCTAAGGAAGTGCCTTGCAAATCTGGAGCAGAAGGAGGGAATGGAAAAAGTACTGACAAGGCCAACTCATCTGAAGAGCACAGtggcaacaaaagacaaaagactGACACCAGTGCATCTCAAAGTGCCTCGTGCTCCACCTCAGCCCAAAAGAGTCCTGGCTCTGGTAGACCTCCGAGCAGTGAAAGTGAAGAAGGGGGCTCTAATACCCAGCGCTCACGTCATCACAGGTCAAGCCCGAGGGAACAGCGCCGCCACCATAGTGAAGAATCAGGGCGATCCTGCAGCCGTTCATCGAGACGGGGGGAACGACGAGGTAGCAGTCGCCGACGTCATCGTGGCCAAACCTCCCGTAGTCGCTCTTATTCCAGCAGCTCTGAGCGCTCCTCAGCAGGGAGCAGTGCCTACAGCCACCGTAGCCGAAGCTACTCAGACAGCTACAGCGACTATAGCACAGAAGGTCGCAGACGTAGGCGCTCCAAACGTTCATCCGACTCAGAGTATGACCGCAGGAGTAGCCGAGGACGTAGACGATCCAGGAGGCATCAGTACACATCTTCCTCTTCAGAAGACTCACGCTCACGTTCACGCAGCTACAGCCGCAGGAAGAGGCACAGACGGCATCATCGGAGCAGCTCCAGAAGCTCCAGCAGCTGGAGTCGCAGCACTAGTGCAAGATCCTGGAGGCGGAGCTACAGTCGTAGCTACAGCTCTGCTAGCCGCTCCTCCAGTTCAAATAAAGGGTCTCCTCACAGGCGAAGCACTAGGGGTCGAGAGGATAGTGACACCCATCGCAGAGACTTCAACCGCTCACGCATCTACCGCTCCCAGTCTCCACGGTCTTCTTCTTCACGAGGCCTTAACCGTAACACCCATTCATCCAGCTCGCTGGGTCTGAGACCAGGGGGGTCTCGAGAtgcaggagaacagaaaaacactctAACTGCACGACAGCTGTTGGAGAAGGTTCAGTCCAAGAAAAGCTCTGAAGATTCTACCACAGGAACAAAATCTGGGATTAAGATTAAAGACCCACCGCAGGGCTATTTTGGCCCAAAACTACCCCCATCCCTTGGAAACAAAGCCATGCTTCCACTAATTGGTAAGCTGCAGGCAGGGAAAAAGCCAGCAATTCCTTTAATCAGACCTGAAGAGGGAGAGAAATCAGGGACGGGGAAGAGCTCTGAACCTGAAGGAGAGGTTATATTAGTAGAGCCTATAAGGGAGTtcccacctccaccaccacctccagctccaccagttcagaaggtTGAGGAAGCCCCACAGAGCACAGTGACTCAAGAAGAGacacagcagcctgcaacaGAAGACCAGGGGCACCAAGAAACCCGGCCAGTATTTGAACAAGAGCCCTCCATGATGATGCCCCAGTACCAAGGAGAGTCAGGACAAGACCTTTCCCAGAACCAAATGATGGAGTCCATGATGCCTgaaatgcagcagcagcaggctgcCATGCATGCCTACCCTGGTTACCCACCGCCCAGCTTGGAGGAGGATGGCATGGAGGCAGAGGAGGATGGACTGGCTCCTTTGGAAAGTCAGCCAATTACATTCACACCAGAGGAGATggagaaatacagcaagctgcaACAGGCTGCACAACAGCATATTCAGCAGCAGCTTTTAGCCAAGCAGGTCAAGACTTTTCCctcagctgctgcagcagccGCTGCCGCAGCAGCTGCCACTTTGGCCCCAGCGCCCCCTCCACCAGCCCTGCAGCAGATCCATATTCAGCAGCCAACTGTGTCCGTAGCTTCTGGCACATCCATCACCACAGTGCAACACGCCATCCTTCAGCACCATGCAGCCACTGCTGCGGCAATGGGCATCCACCCAGCTCATCCCCACCACCCACATCCGGCACATGCCCAGCTGGCCCAGGTACATCACATTCCCCAGCATCACCTTACCCCCATCTCCCTGTCTCCTTTGGGGCCATCACTTGGTCATTCTCTGGGACACTCACTGGGGCATGCAGGATTGATCCCTGCCCACCCAACAGCCTTCCTCTCTGGTCAGCCAATACATATTATCCCTGCTTCTGCACTTCATCACACCCCCTTAGCTCTCCACCATGTTCCACACACAGCCCTCTACCCCACACTTTTCACACCCCGACCCTCAcaggctgcagcagcagcagcgcttCAGCTCCACCCACTCTTACACCCAATATTCTCAGGACAGGACCTCCAGCACCCCCCTAACCACGGCTcttga
- the gpatch8 gene encoding G patch domain-containing protein 8 isoform X1, whose translation MADRFSRFNEERDFQGGNHFDQYEEGQLELEQASLDKPIESDNIGHRLLQKHGWKLGQGLGKTMQGRTDPVPIILKYDVMGMGRMEMELDYAEDATEKRRVLEVEKEDTEELRQKYKDQMEKEKAIAKALEDLRANFYCELCDKQYTKHQEFDNHINSYDHAHKQRLKELKQREFARNVSSRSRKDGKKQEKMLRRLHELAEQRKQQDRTPGSGPMFKTTTVAVDGEKGEDSNSMTPENSMTQSLADTALEGSLSDKTGQASPKSGPTFSFSLGKNASSSPTSSNASKVSVSFSFAKKAPVKLETAAAVFADHGEEAMETEESQEGEKAGGQDDTSGCGTDSPKGLSGGGEGGEGADAAGTEEVQQPDDGGSLASTLSKLKMMMKTNEGYVGQEPQYYHYVPPAHCRVKPHFQFLLFMKASEQCQSKDEDDEEETQEENKAEESPEQTESGVTECKTEKEHGNVTVDADPDLVPLSANVKAEEETPSCAEDAAPAVPASPTQKAETRDTVDTNAGPKMPTGPFFPVLSKDETTTLQWPSELLEFTKAQPSLSYSCNPLYFDFKLSRNKGVRGGKVAKSPKPGEDTDDKGQEVNASPSEVEMATKPGTSADKDKLVSKGESGQPESEEQKPTSGSNSAKKKKKKKKHKKSAKHSKRKGKEKGAREDAEGETEVTQEKPKKKKKHKRKKSKNKAQDQAEATGEEKEKPKPKSEDKAATSSVQLTTGGEGATGAELGKRKRGAKEVPCKSGAEGGNGKSTDKANSSEEHSGNKRQKTDTSASQSASCSTSAQKSPGSGRPPSSESEEGGSNTQRSRHHRSSPREQRRHHSEESGRSCSRSSRRGERRGSSRRRHRGQTSRSRSYSSSSERSSAGSSAYSHRSRSYSDSYSDYSTEGRRRRRSKRSSDSEYDRRSSRGRRRSRRHQYTSSSSEDSRSRSRSYSRRKRHRRHHRSSSRSSSSWSRSTSARSWRRSYSRSYSSASRSSSSNKGSPHRRSTRGREDSDTHRRDFNRSRIYRSQSPRSSSSRGLNRNTHSSSSLGLRPGGSRDAGEQKNTLTARQLLEKVQSKKSSEDSTTGTKSGIKIKDPPQGYFGPKLPPSLGNKAMLPLIGKLQAGKKPAIPLIRPEEGEKSGTGKSSEPEGEVILVEPIREFPPPPPPPAPPVQKVEEAPQSTVTQEETQQPATEDQGHQETRPVFEQEPSMMMPQYQGESGQDLSQNQMMESMMPEMQQQQAAMHAYPGYPPPSLEEDGMEAEEDGLAPLESQPITFTPEEMEKYSKLQQAAQQHIQQQLLAKQVKTFPSAAAAAAAAAAATLAPAPPPPALQQIHIQQPTVSVASGTSITTVQHAILQHHAATAAAMGIHPAHPHHPHPAHAQLAQVHHIPQHHLTPISLSPLGPSLGHSLGHSLGHAGLIPAHPTAFLSGQPIHIIPASALHHTPLALHHVPHTALYPTLFTPRPSQAAAAAALQLHPLLHPIFSGQDLQHPPNHGS comes from the exons GACGCACTGACCCTGTGCCCATCATCCTTAAGTATGATGTCATGGGGATGGGACGAATGGAGATGGAG CTGGATTATGCCGAGGATGCCAcagagaagaggagagtcctCGAAGTGGAAAAGGAAGATACAGAAGAACTGCGACAAAAATACAAG GACcagatggaaaaagaaaaagccatcGCAAAAGCTCTGGAAGACCTGAGAGCCAATTTCTACTGTGAGCTGTGTGACAAACAGTACACCAAACACCAGGAATTTGACAACCACATTAACTCTTATGACCACGCTCACAAGCAG AGGCTTAAAGAGCTGAAGCAGAGAGAGTTTGCTCGTAATGTGTCATCACGTTCCCggaaagatggaaaaaaacaagaaaagatgcTGCGGCGATTGCATGAGCTTGCTGAGCAGAGAAAACAGCAAGACCG AACTCCTGGAAGTGGACCTATGTTCAAAACAACTACAGTCGCTGTTGATGGAGAGAAAGGAGAAGACAGCAACAGCATGACACCCGAGAACAGTATGACACAGTCTTTGGCAGACACTGCCCTGGAAGGATCACTGTCAGATAAAACTGGTCAAGCCTCCCCAAAGTCTGGTCCAACCTTTAGCTTCTCTCTGGGAAAGAATGCCTCATCCTCGCCAACTTCCAGCAACGCATCAAAAGTCAGTGTATCATTCTCTTTTGCCAAGAAAGCACCAGTAAAACTGGAGACagcagctgctgtttttgctgATCATGGTGAGGAAGCTATGGAGACAGAGGAGAGTCaagagggagaaaaggctggagGACAAGATGACACATCAGGCTGTGGCACAGACAGCCCTAAGGGACTGTCTGGAGGAGgtgaaggaggagaaggagcTGATGCAGCAGGTACAGAAGAGGTGCAGCAGCCTGATGATGGAGGATCTTTAGCATCAACGCTTAGCAAATTGAAAATGATGATGAAAACCAATGAAGGATATGTTGGACAAGAGCCTCAGTACTACCACTATGTACCACCAGCTCACTGTCGAGTAAAGCCACACTTCCAGTTTTTGCTGTTCATGAAAGCCTCTGAACAGTGTCAGAGCAAAGATGAAGACGATGAGGAGGAGACACAAGAGGAGAACAAGGCTGAAGAAAGTCCAGAACAGACAGAGAGCGGTGTGACAGAGTGCAAAACTGAAAAGGAACATGGCAATGTTACTGTAGATGCTGACCCAGACCTAGTTCCTCTATCAGCTAACGTAAAGGCAGAAGAGGAGACCCCTTCATGTGCAGAAGATGCAGCTCCTGCTGTACCAGCTTCACCCACCCAGAAAGCAGAGACGCGTGATACTGTGGATACAAACGCTGGTCCGAAAATGCCCACTGGTCCCTTCTTTCCAGTCCTGAGCAAAGATGAGACTACAACCCTGCAGTGGCCATCAGAGCTCCTTGAATTTACAAAAGCTCAACCTTCCCTGTCTTACAGCTGCAATCCCCTCTACTTTGACTTCAAACTGTCCCGTAACAAAGGAGTGCGTGGTGGGAAAGTGGCAAAGTCCCCCAAGCCTGGTGAAGACACTGATGACAAGGGACAAGAAGTGAATGCTTCACCATCTGAAGTAGAAATGGCTACTAAACCTGGAACTAGTGCTGACAAAGACAAGCTAGTGTCAAAAGGAGAGTCTGGGCAGCCAGAAAGTGAAGAACAAAAGCCCACAAGTGGAAGTAAtagtgcaaagaaaaaaaagaaaaagaagaagcataAGAAGTCTGCAAAGCATTCAAAAcgcaaaggaaaagaaaaaggagcgAGAGAAGATGCAGAAGGTGAGACTGAGGTAACACAAGAAAagcccaaaaaaaagaaaaaacacaaacgtaAGAAGAGCAAAAACAAGGCTCAAGATCAAGCTGAGGCAACAggtgaagaaaaggaaaaacctaAACCAAAGTCGGAAGATAAAGCTGCTACCTCCTCTGTACAGCTGACAACTGGAGGGGAAGGAGCTACAGGAGCAGAACTGGGGAAGAGGAAACGTGGTGCTAAGGAAGTGCCTTGCAAATCTGGAGCAGAAGGAGGGAATGGAAAAAGTACTGACAAGGCCAACTCATCTGAAGAGCACAGtggcaacaaaagacaaaagactGACACCAGTGCATCTCAAAGTGCCTCGTGCTCCACCTCAGCCCAAAAGAGTCCTGGCTCTGGTAGACCTCCGAGCAGTGAAAGTGAAGAAGGGGGCTCTAATACCCAGCGCTCACGTCATCACAGGTCAAGCCCGAGGGAACAGCGCCGCCACCATAGTGAAGAATCAGGGCGATCCTGCAGCCGTTCATCGAGACGGGGGGAACGACGAGGTAGCAGTCGCCGACGTCATCGTGGCCAAACCTCCCGTAGTCGCTCTTATTCCAGCAGCTCTGAGCGCTCCTCAGCAGGGAGCAGTGCCTACAGCCACCGTAGCCGAAGCTACTCAGACAGCTACAGCGACTATAGCACAGAAGGTCGCAGACGTAGGCGCTCCAAACGTTCATCCGACTCAGAGTATGACCGCAGGAGTAGCCGAGGACGTAGACGATCCAGGAGGCATCAGTACACATCTTCCTCTTCAGAAGACTCACGCTCACGTTCACGCAGCTACAGCCGCAGGAAGAGGCACAGACGGCATCATCGGAGCAGCTCCAGAAGCTCCAGCAGCTGGAGTCGCAGCACTAGTGCAAGATCCTGGAGGCGGAGCTACAGTCGTAGCTACAGCTCTGCTAGCCGCTCCTCCAGTTCAAATAAAGGGTCTCCTCACAGGCGAAGCACTAGGGGTCGAGAGGATAGTGACACCCATCGCAGAGACTTCAACCGCTCACGCATCTACCGCTCCCAGTCTCCACGGTCTTCTTCTTCACGAGGCCTTAACCGTAACACCCATTCATCCAGCTCGCTGGGTCTGAGACCAGGGGGGTCTCGAGAtgcaggagaacagaaaaacactctAACTGCACGACAGCTGTTGGAGAAGGTTCAGTCCAAGAAAAGCTCTGAAGATTCTACCACAGGAACAAAATCTGGGATTAAGATTAAAGACCCACCGCAGGGCTATTTTGGCCCAAAACTACCCCCATCCCTTGGAAACAAAGCCATGCTTCCACTAATTGGTAAGCTGCAGGCAGGGAAAAAGCCAGCAATTCCTTTAATCAGACCTGAAGAGGGAGAGAAATCAGGGACGGGGAAGAGCTCTGAACCTGAAGGAGAGGTTATATTAGTAGAGCCTATAAGGGAGTtcccacctccaccaccacctccagctccaccagttcagaaggtTGAGGAAGCCCCACAGAGCACAGTGACTCAAGAAGAGacacagcagcctgcaacaGAAGACCAGGGGCACCAAGAAACCCGGCCAGTATTTGAACAAGAGCCCTCCATGATGATGCCCCAGTACCAAGGAGAGTCAGGACAAGACCTTTCCCAGAACCAAATGATGGAGTCCATGATGCCTgaaatgcagcagcagcaggctgcCATGCATGCCTACCCTGGTTACCCACCGCCCAGCTTGGAGGAGGATGGCATGGAGGCAGAGGAGGATGGACTGGCTCCTTTGGAAAGTCAGCCAATTACATTCACACCAGAGGAGATggagaaatacagcaagctgcaACAGGCTGCACAACAGCATATTCAGCAGCAGCTTTTAGCCAAGCAGGTCAAGACTTTTCCctcagctgctgcagcagccGCTGCCGCAGCAGCTGCCACTTTGGCCCCAGCGCCCCCTCCACCAGCCCTGCAGCAGATCCATATTCAGCAGCCAACTGTGTCCGTAGCTTCTGGCACATCCATCACCACAGTGCAACACGCCATCCTTCAGCACCATGCAGCCACTGCTGCGGCAATGGGCATCCACCCAGCTCATCCCCACCACCCACATCCGGCACATGCCCAGCTGGCCCAGGTACATCACATTCCCCAGCATCACCTTACCCCCATCTCCCTGTCTCCTTTGGGGCCATCACTTGGTCATTCTCTGGGACACTCACTGGGGCATGCAGGATTGATCCCTGCCCACCCAACAGCCTTCCTCTCTGGTCAGCCAATACATATTATCCCTGCTTCTGCACTTCATCACACCCCCTTAGCTCTCCACCATGTTCCACACACAGCCCTCTACCCCACACTTTTCACACCCCGACCCTCAcaggctgcagcagcagcagcgcttCAGCTCCACCCACTCTTACACCCAATATTCTCAGGACAGGACCTCCAGCACCCCCCTAACCACGGCTcttga